The genomic segment CTGGTAAGCAAAGCCATCCCAGTCTGATTCGTCTAAACCATCTTCGATAGAAACGATTGGGTATTGCTTGGTCAGCTCTTCCAGATAGTGAGTGAACTCTTGAGAAGTGAAGGTTTTGCCTTCGCCTTTCAGCTCATAGTTGCCAGTTTCTTTGTTATAGAACTCAGAAGCTGCACAGTCCATCGCTAAAGTCACATCTTTACCCAGTACATAACCTGCTTGTTCTACGGCTTCTTTGATAGCAGCCAGTGCAGCAGCGTTAGACTCCAGGTTAGGTGCATAACCACCTTCATCACCTACCGCAGTGCTCATACCTTTAGACTTCAGAACTTTCGCCAGGTTGTGGAATACTTCAGAACCGATACGTACCGCTTCTTTCAGAGTTTTAGCGCCGATTGGCTGAATCATAAACTCTTGAATATCAACGTTGTTATCAGCGTGCTCACCACCGTTGATGATGTTCATCATTGGTAATGGCATAGAGAATTTGCCTGGGGTGCCGTTCAGTTCAGCGATGTGCTCAAATAAAGGCATGCCTTTTGATGCTGCTGCTGCTTTAGCTGCTGCTAAAGAAACCGCCAGAATCGCGTTAGCACCGAATTTAGATTTGTTTTCAGTGCCATCTAAGTCGATCATGATCTTATCGATGTTAGCCTGATCTTTTGCATCTTTACCCATAACCGCTTGTGCGATTGGGCCGTTTACTGCTGCAACAGCTTTCAGTACACCTTTACCCATATAACGAGCTTTATCGCCGTCACGCAGTTCCAGAGCTTCACGAGAACCAGTAGAAGCACCTGATGGCGCAGCAGCCAGACCTACAAAACCGCCTTCTAAATGAACTTCAGCTTCAACAGTGGGATTGCCACGAGAGTCGATAATTTCACGACCGAGCACTTTAACGATTTTGGACATTCGGTTTTCCTCAGTACAAGTTGATTAAACTACAAACTGTAGATTGCGACACCTTATTGCGTCGCACACTCTGGCCTGATGTATCAATAAACGCTATGTCTGAACATACTGCATTTACCACCGGTAATCAGGCCGGGCTTACTGAATACTTTTAATGCTATTACTGACCGCTTAGTCTGCCTGACGCTTCTGGTACTCACCAGCCGCCTTCACAAAACCGGCAAACAGTGGGTGGCCATCACGCGGAGTTGATGTGAACTCCGGGTGGAACTGACTGGCAACAAACCAAGGATGATCAGGCAGTTCAATAATTTCCACCAGCTTATGGTCAGCAGAACGCCCTGCTACAAGTAACCCTGCTGCTTCAATCTGCGGCAGCAGCATATTGTTCACTTCATAGCGATGGCGATGACGTTCTGAAATTGTTGGTGAGCCATACAGTTTACGTACCAGACTGCCTTCAGTTAAATGACATAACTGGCTACCTAAACGCATGGTTCCGCCTAAATCGCTCTCTTCTGTGCGAACTTCAACATTCCCCTCTTCATCGCGCCATTCAGTGATCAGCGCAATAACCGGGTACTTACAGTCTGGCACAAATTCGGTCGAGTTAGCATCGGGCATACCAACAACATTACGTGCAAACTCCATCATCGCAACCTGCATGCCTAAACAGATACCCAAATAAGGGATCTTGTTTTCACGAGCATAGCGGGCGGCAGTGATTTTGCCTTCCACACCACGGTAGCCAAAACCACCGGGAACCAGAATCGCATCAAGACCAGACAGAACTTCTTCACCTCTGACCTCAACATCCTGCGAGTCGATTAGCTTTATATTAACGCTGAATCGATTCTTCAGTCCACCATGCTTTAATGCTTCGATGACAGATTTATAAGCATCTGGCAATTCTACGTACTTGCCGACCATGCCAATAGTGACTTCGCGAGTAGGATTGGACTCTTCATAAATCACCTGTTCCCACTCAGATAAGTTGGCCTCAGGAAGATCGAAACGGAAGCGTTTACAGATGAATTCATCCAGCCCTTGCGACTTCAACAATGCAGGGATTTTATAAATAGAATCAACATCTTTTAGAGAAATAACTGCCTTTTCAGGCACGTTACAGAACAGCGCTATTTTAGCCCGCTCGTTGGCAGGAACAGCGCGATCGGAACGGCATACCAGAATGTCTGGTTGAATACCGATAGAGAGTAATTCTTTTACCGAGTGCTGGGTTGGTTTAGTTTTCACTTCACCTGAAGCCGCCATGTATGGCACCAGTGTTAAATGCATAAACAGTGTGTGCTCACGACCTACTTCAACCGCTAACTGGCGAATGGCTTCTAAGAACGGTAGTGATTCGATATCACCAACGGTGCCACCCACTTCGACCAAAGCTACATCATGGCCTTCTGCACCAGCGATTACACGTTCTTTAATCGCATTGGTAATATGCGGAATAACCTGAACGGTTGCTCCCAGATAGTCACCGCGACGCTCTTTGCGTAATACATCGGAATAAATACGACCGGTCGTAAAGTTATTACGGCGGGTCATTTTAGTGCGGATAAAACGTTCGTAATGGCCCAAATCCAGATCGGTTTCTGCACCGTCTTCGGTGACGAATACTTCACCGTGTTGAATTGGGCTCATGGTACCTGGATCGAGGTTAATGTATGGATCCAGCTTCATCATAGTGACATTTAAGCCACGAGCTTCAAGAATAGCGGCCAGAGAGGCTGCTGCAATACCTTTACCGAGTGAGGATACAACCCCGCCTGTCACAAATATATAATTAGTTGTCATGCTGAACCTGAAGGTTAGGTTTAAAAGACTAAAATGGAGGTACTAGGACGGGAAAGTAGTATACCAGACCCTTTCCCTCACAACAAACGTTGAAATCAGATAGTGAAAATTAATCTATTTTTCTGTCTGATTTTCCAGGCTTTTTACCTGTTGCCATGCTGCTTCCATTTCATCCAGCGATGCTTGCTCCATCGATTTCCCTGATTGAGCAACCAATTGTTCTACCTGACGGAAACGACGTTCAAATTTACGATTAGCGGCCTGCAGGGCACTTTCTGCTTTATGGCCCAAGTGACGACTCAAGTTAACGGTGGCAAAAAATAAATCACCTAACTCCTCTTCCAGTTTAGACTGGTCGATGACAACTTGCTTAGCTTCATGCATCACTTCGTCGATCTCTTCATACACCTTATCCAATACCGGGCCTAATGTTGTCCAGTCAAATCCTACTGAAGCACAGCGCTTTTGAATTTTATGGGCACGCATCAATGCGGGTAACACTTCTGGAATATCATCCAACACAGAAAATTGAGCCTTCTGCGCGCGCTCTTCGCCTTTACGCTTCTCCCAACCGGCAATCACTTCCTGACTGTCATGTTGAGTTTGAGTATCAAAAACATGAGGATGGCGACGCTCCAGCTTATCGCTAATGCTGTTACAAATATCATCAAAATTAAACCGGTTTTGCTCATCCGCCATACGCGCATAAAACACCACCTGAAACAGCAAATCCCCCAGTTCCTCACGCAAATCGCCAAAATCCGAACGCCGGATCGCATCCAACACTTCATAAGTTTCTTCCAGCGTATAAGGCGCAATGGTCTCAAACGTCTGCTGTTTATCCCAAGGACATCCATTTTCCAGGTCACGTAACCGGCTCATAATATTCAGCAACCGCTGAATGGGCGTAATCTGGTCCATTATTTATCTTCTGATTGGTGAGTTGGTGTAACAAGACTCAAGCGAAAATATGAATAAAGGCAATTAAAGCCCTTATTAGTAACAAAGTTAAACGACGGGAGAGACGGGTGTTGGGGTCGACTTGGCGTCAGCCAACGAAGCGCCCCTAACCCGGCTAGGCCCGTCGCACTCCGCAGCTAAGTACAAATTGTTTTCCGGCCGAGCACAAAGGCAATATAAGCACTTTATAATTACGGCCGGAACATCCACAACAGCCAATAAAACAACCTCAACAAAAAAGGTTACTTAACCCCCAACCTCTTAGCCTCAATAATATCCGGCAACTGATTGATCCGCGACAGCACCCGATCCAACACCTGCAAATTATACAGCTCGATTTCCATATCAATGGTCGCCATCTGCTTTTTCACATCGCTGCGGCTGGAAACGCTCAGTACATTTACTTTTTCGTTGGCTAAAATCGTGGTGATATCACGCAACAACCCGCTACGGTCGTTG from the Limnobaculum zhutongyuii genome contains:
- the pyrG gene encoding glutamine hydrolyzing CTP synthase — encoded protein: MTTNYIFVTGGVVSSLGKGIAAASLAAILEARGLNVTMMKLDPYINLDPGTMSPIQHGEVFVTEDGAETDLDLGHYERFIRTKMTRRNNFTTGRIYSDVLRKERRGDYLGATVQVIPHITNAIKERVIAGAEGHDVALVEVGGTVGDIESLPFLEAIRQLAVEVGREHTLFMHLTLVPYMAASGEVKTKPTQHSVKELLSIGIQPDILVCRSDRAVPANERAKIALFCNVPEKAVISLKDVDSIYKIPALLKSQGLDEFICKRFRFDLPEANLSEWEQVIYEESNPTREVTIGMVGKYVELPDAYKSVIEALKHGGLKNRFSVNIKLIDSQDVEVRGEEVLSGLDAILVPGGFGYRGVEGKITAARYARENKIPYLGICLGMQVAMMEFARNVVGMPDANSTEFVPDCKYPVIALITEWRDEEGNVEVRTEESDLGGTMRLGSQLCHLTEGSLVRKLYGSPTISERHRHRYEVNNMLLPQIEAAGLLVAGRSADHKLVEIIELPDHPWFVASQFHPEFTSTPRDGHPLFAGFVKAAGEYQKRQAD
- the mazG gene encoding nucleoside triphosphate pyrophosphohydrolase; this translates as MDQITPIQRLLNIMSRLRDLENGCPWDKQQTFETIAPYTLEETYEVLDAIRRSDFGDLREELGDLLFQVVFYARMADEQNRFNFDDICNSISDKLERRHPHVFDTQTQHDSQEVIAGWEKRKGEERAQKAQFSVLDDIPEVLPALMRAHKIQKRCASVGFDWTTLGPVLDKVYEEIDEVMHEAKQVVIDQSKLEEELGDLFFATVNLSRHLGHKAESALQAANRKFERRFRQVEQLVAQSGKSMEQASLDEMEAAWQQVKSLENQTEK
- the eno gene encoding phosphopyruvate hydratase → MSKIVKVLGREIIDSRGNPTVEAEVHLEGGFVGLAAAPSGASTGSREALELRDGDKARYMGKGVLKAVAAVNGPIAQAVMGKDAKDQANIDKIMIDLDGTENKSKFGANAILAVSLAAAKAAAASKGMPLFEHIAELNGTPGKFSMPLPMMNIINGGEHADNNVDIQEFMIQPIGAKTLKEAVRIGSEVFHNLAKVLKSKGMSTAVGDEGGYAPNLESNAAALAAIKEAVEQAGYVLGKDVTLAMDCAASEFYNKETGNYELKGEGKTFTSQEFTHYLEELTKQYPIVSIEDGLDESDWDGFAYQTKVMGDKIQLVGDDLFVTNTKILKEGIEKGIANSILIKFNQIGSLTETLAAIKMAKDAGYTAVISHRSGETEDATIADLAVGTAAGQIKTGSMSRSDRVAKYNQLIRIEEALGDRAPFHGLKEVKGQG